The Diceros bicornis minor isolate mBicDic1 chromosome 1, mDicBic1.mat.cur, whole genome shotgun sequence sequence GCCTATGATAGGTTTtcatccccaccccccaaagccccagtagatagttgtacgtcatagttgcacatccttctagttgccgtatgtggaacgtggcctcagcatggccggagaagcagtgagttggtgcgcgcctggatccgaacccgggccgctagcagcggagcgcgcacacttaacggctaagccacggggccggcctgtgtGATAGGTTTTCAATCAACAtttcttgaaagaaagaaaggctgAATGCAGGAACTGAAAGAGGCTAATCCATGCAAAGTTGCTTGgcagagtacctggcacagaagGAGTATGAGTTATTATTATTTGATCTGTTCAAATCCTAAGGGGCTTATTCAATCCAAAGAAGAGAGGTCAGTTCTCCTCTAATATCAGAGGGATAACCAGAGGGAACTGGAGTCTGGTCAGTCCACTACTGTTGTGTTtccctctgcaaaaaaaaaaaaaaaaaaaagtcactactGCAGTGGAGCTCTACACATTTCTCCTGGATGCTTTTCTAATCTGCAAGAATGTCAGACCTGGGTCCCCACACATGTCCAGTGGGAACCCATGAAGCCCTTGGAGAGTGGGGCAAGGACTATTTCCGGTATGTGCACACCCAGAGATGCCACTTTCAACCTTTTCTCCCTGTTGACACTGCTCTCAACGTGTGAAgcaacgtttttttttttaattgataatgCAGAGAGAACTCTTGTACACTTTTCCCAATTTCCCCCAATGCTAATATTTGCAAAACTATAGTgtaagggccggctccgtggcttagcggttaagtgcgcgcactctgatgctggcagcccaggttcagatcccgggcgcgccccaaggcaccacttctccgtccaacccgaggccgagtcccacgtacagcaactagaaggatgtgaacctatgacatacaactatctactggggctttggggggaaaaaaatgaataaataaaatctttaaaaaaaaaaaacaaaactatagtgTAATATCACTATCagaatattgacattgatacaagcTTTATGTGTATTCATTTGTGCATGTTTgtggtgtacatatatgtgtgtatatatgtgtatatatacacataaattaaATTCTATACAATGTTATCACCCCGTAGTTCCtgtatccaccaccacagtcaagatacagaacagttccaatACCACAAGGATTCCTCATGTTGCCTTTAATAACTACTCCCACTTTCCCTCCATTCCCCCATCTCTATCTCTGTCCTCCACTCCTAAAATTAtgtcattttcaaaatgttatataaatggaaccataccaTATGTAACCTTTGGGGATTATTCTTGCTCAGCATAATTCATCCAAACTGTTGCATGTATCGatagttccttcctttttattgctgagtggcattccctggtatgtatgtatcacagtttgtttaactgTTCACCTGTTTAAGGTCATCTGGGCTGAttccagtttttggttattataaataaagctgctagcAACATTTGTATACAGCTTTTGTGTATGAAcataagtttccatttctctgggataaatgcccaggagtgtaattgttgggtcatatggtagttgcatgtttagtttttagagaaaaataccgaactgtttttcagagtggctgtaccatttacaTTACCACCAGCAAAGTATGAATGATCCATTTTCTCTGCAACCTTATCGgcattgtcagttttttttttttaagcaatttttgTAGGTAGGTATCATgaagcaactttttttttaatccaaaatgTGTTTATTGAGATAGTTTCCCACTCATCTCAATTCAGGCTGCTTTTAGTGCTGCTTCTGTCTGAAGGAGCATCCTTCTGTAAGCCATGCTTTTCCTTCTGCAGGCTGGCAGAGGACAGTGGAGCAGCGTACACACAAAACTACTGTTTGTGCGTCGCTAAAGATGCTGGTGATTTTATACCATCCCGGGCATTTCACATCCATGAAGtaggaattggggctgtgcacTAGGCACTTCTTCttgtgttttctcttctgttctgGAGAGGGATGAAGGAGATCCTTTGTGAGAGGCATGTGCTCATGGGGAAGTTGTCACCACCGGAGAAGTgaagcaacttaaaaaaaaaaaacccatataatATAGTTCTCCTAGGAAAACTCCTAGCCATGGTGTGGAGAATAAggacaaaaaaaaccaaacaaacaaaaaaacaatttgtgGGCATGATCTACTGATTCTGGAAGGCCTATCTACCTCTGTCAACACTCGTGTGAAATCACATCGTTAACAGTTCTTCCTGGTTGAAGCCCAGTTACCCTCAAGCAGAGAAAGGGAACTTGGCTTAAACAAGAATGGTTTAGATGTCTGTTCTTCTTGTAGTCACTCTCTTTTCAGTGGCTTATGTTAAtgatttctcttttcttagaTAAATtagcatctctttctctctcctcccgtGAAGATAAAACTGAGAGAAAAGTCAATCTTTGTTAAGTATCCATTTTAACATCCACCTTAACTAAGGaaagaacatttatttaaaatcagTCTCGCTCTCTATTATTCAAGAACAGTGCCTAATAGATAGTAATGGGCTCAAT is a genomic window containing:
- the LOC131407020 gene encoding small ribosomal subunit protein eS27-like, with the translated sequence MPLTKDLLHPSPEQKRKHKKKCLVHSPNSYFMDVKCPGWYKITSIFSDAQTVVLCVRCSTVLCQPAEGKAWLTEGCSFRQKQH